In Paraburkholderia youngii, the genomic stretch CGCGCAACACAGCCCTCGCGTTCTGGCGCAACGTCGCCCAAAGCGTCGCACGCGGCGAACGCGCGTTGCTGATCGCCGAAGATCGAGACGGCAGCATCGTCGGCACCGTGCAGTTGATCATCGCGCAACCCGAAAATCAGCCGCATCGAGCCGACGTGGCGAAGATGCTCGTACACAGAAGAGCACGCCGGCACGGCGTCGCGCACGCTCTGATGAGCGAACTCGATCGCCTTGCGCGGGAAGAGAAAAAATCGGTCCTCGTGCTCGACACCGTAACCGGCGGCGATGCCGAGCGACTCTATCAGCGCGCCGGCTGGCAACGCGTCGGCAGCGTGCCGAACTACGCGCTGATGCCCGACGGCGCGTTGTGCGCCACCACCTTCTATTTCAAACAGCTTTGACGCACACGC encodes the following:
- a CDS encoding GNAT family N-acetyltransferase, producing the protein MSDNVTIRRVGANEAAACIEALADVLIDCVEGGASVSFMLPISRNTALAFWRNVAQSVARGERALLIAEDRDGSIVGTVQLIIAQPENQPHRADVAKMLVHRRARRHGVAHALMSELDRLAREEKKSVLVLDTVTGGDAERLYQRAGWQRVGSVPNYALMPDGALCATTFYFKQL